GATCACGTTGCCGTAGGTGCCGGCGGTCAGCAGGACGAGGCCCTGGGAGTGGCAGTGCGCGACGACGCGGGCCAGCGCCTCGGGGTTGGGGGTCGTGTCGCCGGCGCCCTTGACCAGCTCGATGGCGACCATGGCGCCGCGGCCGCGGACGTCGCCGATGATGTCGTGCTTGGCGGCCAGCGCGTGCAGCCGGCCCAGCATCGTCTCGCCGACGGCGCGGGCGCGCTCGACGAGCCCGCCGGACTCGATGGCCTCCAGCGAGGCCAGTGCCGCGGCGCATGCGGCCGGGTTGCCGCCGTAGGTGCCGCCCAGGCCGCCGCCGTGCACGGCGTCCATCAGCTCGGCGCGGCCGGTGACCGCGGCCAGCGGCAGACCGCCGGCGATGCCCTTGGCGGTGGTGATCAGGTCGGGGACGATGCCCTCGTGCTCGCAGGCGAACATGTCGCCGGTGCGGGCGAAGCCGGTCTGCACCTCGTCGGCGATGAAGACGATGCCGTTGGCGCGGCAGAACTCCACGACGGCGGGCAGGAAGCCCGGGCCCGGCTCGATGAAGCCGCCCTCGCCCTGGATCGGCTCGATCAGCACCGCGGCCACGTTCTCCGGGCCGACCTGCTTGGTGATCTGGTCGATGACCTGGCGCGCGGCCTCGGGGCCGCAGTTGTCGGCGCCGGTCGCCCAGCGGAACGGGTAGGCCATCGGCATCCGGTAGACCTCGCCGGCGAACGGCCCGAATCCGTGCTTGTAGGGCATGTTCTTGGCGGTCAGCGCCATGGTGAGGTTGGTGCGGCCGTGATAGGCGTGGTCGAAGACGACGACGGACTGGCGGCCGGTCGCGCTGCGGGCGATCTTGACCGCGTTCTCCACCGCCTCCGCGCCGGAGTTGAGGAGGATGGAGCGCTTCTCGTGGTCGCCCGGCGTGACGCGGTTGAGCGCCTCGCAGACCTCGACGTAGGACTCGTAGGGGTTGACCATGAAGCAGGTGTGGGTGAACCGCGCCAACTGCTCCTGGGCCCTCTCCACCACGCGCGGGTCGGCGTTGCCGACGTTGGTCACCGCGATGCCGGCGCCGAAGTCGATGAGGGCGTTGCCGTCGATGTCCTCGACGATGCCGCCGCCTGCGCGCTCGACGTAGACCGGCAGGTTGCTGCCCACGCCCTGGGCGACGGCCTTGAGGCGGCGCTCCTGCAGCGCGCGCGACTTCGGGCCGGGGATCTCGGTGACGATCCGGCGCTCCTGAGCGATCTCGGTGCCGGTTCCGTCGGCGGTGCTGGCCATGGCCTGTCCTCCCTACGTCGGTCAGGTCCCGCGGACGCGTGCTGACCTGGTGATCGGCCTCGACCCTACGCCGGGGGCGGGTGGGCGCTCATCTCCATGATGGATAAGATCATGGGGACGAATTGGCCATTCTGGCCGGGTTTTCGGGGGGTGCCGCGCAGGACCCGGTCGGCGGTTCCCGGAACCGGCCCCGCTGCTTTTTCGAGGAGCCCGCCGTGCCGCCCACCCTCGGCGCGATCCTGCGCACCCCCCGCCTCCGGTTGCGGCTGCTCACCGGCTGGGACGCGCTCGACCGCCGGGTGCGCTGGGTCGCCGTCAGCGAACTCACCGATCCGACGCCCTACCTGGAGGGCGGGGAGCTGGTGCTGACCACCGGCGTCCGGTGGCAGGACGGGGCCGAGGCCGCGCACGACTACGTGCGCCGCCTCGTCGCCCGCGACGTCGCCGGCCTCGGGTTCGGCAGCGGCGTCAGCCATGACGAGGTGCCGGCCGACCTGGTCGACGCGGCGGCCGAACTGGGCCTGCCGCTGATCGAGGTGCCGGGTCCCACCCCGTTCATCGCCATCGGCAAGGAGGTCTCGCGCCTGCTGGCCAAGGCGGAGTACGAGGGGCTGACCAGGGCCTTCGCCGCGCAGCGGCAGCTCACCCAGGCCTCGCTGCACGGCGCCGAGGCCGTGGTCGACCGGCTCGGCGGCGAGCTCGGCGGCTGGGTCCTGCTTCTGGCGCCCGACGGAGCCCTGCGCCACGCGTTCCCCGCCGGGGCCGGACCCAGGGCCGCGGCGCTGACGGAGGAGGTGCGGCGGCTGCGCGGCTCCCGGCACCGGGCGAGCGCGTCGGTGTCGAGCGCGGGGGAGAGCGTCGCGCTGCAGCCGCTGGGCGTGGGCGGCCGGGTCTGCGGCTTCCTCGCCGTCGGGGGCGGCCGCCGCCTGGGGCCCGACGAGCGGACCCTGGTCAACGCGGCGATCTCGCTGCTGTCGCTGGAACTGGAGCGCTCGGTCCCGGCGCGCGGCGAGGGCGTGCGGGGCGGCCTGCTGGAGGCGCTGCTGGCCGGCGCGGTCGCACTGGACTCGCCGTCCGTTGCGCGGCTGCTCGCCGCGCTGCCGCCGGAGCCCGTGGTGCTGGCTGCGGCCGAGGGCGGCGGAGCGGCCGCGGTGCCGGGCGACCCCGCGGTGGACGGCTTCCTCACCGCCGAACTGGACGGCCGCCCGGTGGTCCTGGGCAGTGCGAGCGCCGACCCCGGTGCGGCCCTGGCCGGGATCACCGGGGGACCGGTGGGCGCCGCCGACCCGGCCGGCTACGCCGATCTGCCGACGGCCCGCGCTCAAGCCGAGCGCGCCCTCGACGCCGCGCGCCGCGACGGCGCGGCGCTCGTCCGGCACCGCGATCTGCCCGGCGGCTTCCTCGGCCTGGTCGACACTCCGTCGGGCGCCCGGCTCGCAGGGGAACTGCTCGCGCCGCTGCTCGCACACCGCTCGGCCGAGGACCTCGTGGCGTCCCTGCGCGGCTACCTCGCCGCGGCCGGGCGCTGGGACGCCGCGGCCGAGTCGCTCGGGATCCACCGGCACACCCTGCGCTACCGGATCACCCGGATCCGCGAGCTGCTGCCCGGCGACCTCGACGACCCCGACTACCGCGCCGAGCTGTGGCTGGCGCTGCGGACGCTGCAGAAGGACTGACCTCGACGACCGGGTTCGCGCAGGGGCCGGCTTCCGCGGTGCGCGCAGCGTCGGCGGCACA
This sequence is a window from Spinactinospora alkalitolerans. Protein-coding genes within it:
- the gabT gene encoding 4-aminobutyrate--2-oxoglutarate transaminase; the encoded protein is MASTADGTGTEIAQERRIVTEIPGPKSRALQERRLKAVAQGVGSNLPVYVERAGGGIVEDIDGNALIDFGAGIAVTNVGNADPRVVERAQEQLARFTHTCFMVNPYESYVEVCEALNRVTPGDHEKRSILLNSGAEAVENAVKIARSATGRQSVVVFDHAYHGRTNLTMALTAKNMPYKHGFGPFAGEVYRMPMAYPFRWATGADNCGPEAARQVIDQITKQVGPENVAAVLIEPIQGEGGFIEPGPGFLPAVVEFCRANGIVFIADEVQTGFARTGDMFACEHEGIVPDLITTAKGIAGGLPLAAVTGRAELMDAVHGGGLGGTYGGNPAACAAALASLEAIESGGLVERARAVGETMLGRLHALAAKHDIIGDVRGRGAMVAIELVKGAGDTTPNPEALARVVAHCHSQGLVLLTAGTYGNVIRMLPPLVIGDDLLDEGLSVIEEAFARL
- a CDS encoding PucR family transcriptional regulator; its protein translation is MPPTLGAILRTPRLRLRLLTGWDALDRRVRWVAVSELTDPTPYLEGGELVLTTGVRWQDGAEAAHDYVRRLVARDVAGLGFGSGVSHDEVPADLVDAAAELGLPLIEVPGPTPFIAIGKEVSRLLAKAEYEGLTRAFAAQRQLTQASLHGAEAVVDRLGGELGGWVLLLAPDGALRHAFPAGAGPRAAALTEEVRRLRGSRHRASASVSSAGESVALQPLGVGGRVCGFLAVGGGRRLGPDERTLVNAAISLLSLELERSVPARGEGVRGGLLEALLAGAVALDSPSVARLLAALPPEPVVLAAAEGGGAAAVPGDPAVDGFLTAELDGRPVVLGSASADPGAALAGITGGPVGAADPAGYADLPTARAQAERALDAARRDGAALVRHRDLPGGFLGLVDTPSGARLAGELLAPLLAHRSAEDLVASLRGYLAAAGRWDAAAESLGIHRHTLRYRITRIRELLPGDLDDPDYRAELWLALRTLQKD